A portion of the Colius striatus isolate bColStr4 chromosome 1, bColStr4.1.hap1, whole genome shotgun sequence genome contains these proteins:
- the STMP1 gene encoding short transmembrane mitochondrial protein 1: MLQFLLGFTLGNVVGMYLAQNYEIPNIAKKLEDFKKDVEAKKKPPSDKS, encoded by the exons ATGCTGCAGTTCCTG cTTGGTTTTACTCTTGGCAATGTGGTTGGGATGTATCTGGCTCAAAACTATGAA ATTCCTAACATCGCAAAGAAGCTTGAGGATTTTAAGAAGGATGTGGAAGCGAAGAAGAAACCTCCCAGTGACAAGTCCTAA